From Malaya genurostris strain Urasoe2022 chromosome 2, Malgen_1.1, whole genome shotgun sequence:
CAAATGGGAAAATTAATTAATGAGTAATTAACAGGAAAGAAAGTAAACGAGAGGAAACCGTCTTATGCAATATTAACATAAATTCATAATTACTTTTTAGCAGTGTacggaataataaaaaaataattttcatgtaATGTCCTAGTTCAACAATCTACGGAATGTGTTAGAAGAGTAACGTGACTGTTACTCTAACTCCTTAATTAGAAAAaactaaaatatatttttataattttacttACCGAATTCGGAATGTGTATATATCGGATGTACCGTGGATATATCATAAACTCATCGATTCGAAATTGCTTCCCAAGTTGGTCAAAATACACAACattttgcattgaaatattcataaaactgcGTAGAAAAACATTTGTTTGAAAATCTAATCgtgccaaattcaagaaaactaCTAAACTTACCCGTCAACGTCGGTGATTTTGCCGGCAACCGAAGTCTCGTTCCGTAAGTCTATGAGAATATTCTTATTAATTAAGCACTGAGCAAGACCTGTTAGCTCGTTTAGAGAGTGAAAACGTTCCTTTTTATCGGTCATGCGATACATTTTGGAAGAATATCACTTGTAAAATGTTCTGACAAATTAGTTTTCAAAGTAGATCacatccagagatgccagatatgttCATAGAAAAACTGTATTactcagaataaaaaatctgtatttatctgtatccactataaaatcgaaatattcataatgaaaatttgttgagGTAATGATATTCCAAAAATTTATGGTTTTATAATAAGAAATTGAATAAGTGCTCAATATTCATATCATTCTACAACGACGACATTAAATGCTTTGAAATTTTCTTCACCAATCGGAATCAACAAAacacaatttcaatttcatatacTTTCAAAATGTTGGCTTGGTGAGTTGATGTAGGATCTCAGTGCTCAACTTAAATTATCAACACCATTAAAAGATTTTTAGATCAATTTGTGATTCGTCGATTGATCACAAAACTCTCATCTCGTCACTACTTCCAAAGAGAGCTCAGACgaacaaaattagtttattcttttcttttttttttttttgaaaggtctgtataaatctgtattgaatataaaaaaaacctgtacaaaatctgtattctgtatgaaacctgtatgtgcatgtaaaaatctgtataatacagataaatctgtataaatggcatctctgatcacaTCCCCCGTGTGggaaaaaagtttgttttcgtttttgttttgagcgcaAGTTTTTCACACGCTCATTCAGTAGTTCCTAAAATTTGGGTTAAAATGCACGcaacaaaaaattgtaaaatttactaACTTGGGTTATGCTCTACGATTTATTGTTTTGTTTCAATGACTGAAAATATTACCGTTTCAAACTATGAAGAAAATTATGCTTTGGTTACAGTAGATTAGGTTTCAAGTATGAATATACCATGAGGTTAGTGAAGATTTGTCATCAATTGTTTAAACCTGCATTTCTCGGTTGCGAATTTTCTAAAAGGCCGTAAGAACAAGTGCATtttctctttgttttttttctctcctattaattatcaagcggtttccacgtttatcacacaACTCTTCTAAAAATATTAGTTCTATAACAATACAATTCATTGTCGCTAATTAAAAACTTAATACTTtgtatatgaatttaaatttgcaaggaatttttaaaatttgtttttcggAATTGAAGGtattcgaaatatttgaatatttattgAAGTTTTATTTGAATGGAAATATGCTTTCAAACACATTCAACTAAGCCGAAACAATAGCGAAACTTCATGAATTTATATGTCCATGCCAAGCTTTAATATGCCCAGTCActattgatatttttatttcttatctcattaaatttcaagccatgtatgtTAATGATCGAATAGCATGTAAAATTCTGATGCACATTATGGACTAATTCCAAGGAATTTTGACTAGTTTCCAAGGAATTTTGACACCTtttccttcttaaaacaaatccTTAAAATTAAATAAGTCTTCTTTCCAAAAAATATgtgaatgtaacaaaaatgaatttttgtgtTTTGCAACGCTGGATGTTATACTTTATAATCGTTTTCGCAtgtttatcatttttttctgaaaattttgtctTTTTTCATATCTATAATATTTTTCACCATGTTTCATTTTcgagttaattttttttgaaaattacaagTCTTGCCTTTATCGGCCATTGTTTCGgtctcaaaattgtttttttgcatgacgtgTGAAAACGATCTatacacagaaaataatttacacgCTAGCATcgtgtgcaaagcatttgaactatcactacatgtagaacacatgaaattgatGAAAACATACACCTAACTCAGAAAATGAAAGTAAACACTGTTGacatttagtggaaatcatgctatATTCAtctgaaatatacatcaaaacgataagatatatcgttacctcaaGATTCCATATGAATGCACATTGTTTACCATATAGATTTCGATTGAAACACGGTTGGCCGATCAAGTGATTTcctcatacatttgtgctgtactcatttccactagaaaTGAAGTGTTGAATACTGTAGTTCGATTTAATatcaaaacaca
This genomic window contains:
- the LOC131433039 gene encoding U7 snRNA-associated Sm-like protein LSm10; this translates as MYRMTDKKERFHSLNELTGLAQCLINKNILIDLRNETSVAGKITDVDGFMNISMQNVVYFDQLGKQFRIDEFMIYPRYIRYIHIPNSIEITPVLEEYIKKQTTRKPKEPVKRTFKMKRAQQKQLETLAENNMI